From the genome of Impatiens glandulifera chromosome 9, dImpGla2.1, whole genome shotgun sequence, one region includes:
- the LOC124914104 gene encoding B3 domain-containing transcription repressor VAL1-like, which produces MATICMNEACKSITTLDWKKGWSLKSGGLATLCYNCGSVYESLVYCETFHPEESGWRECRLCGKRIHCGCIASKSMHEYLDTGGVGCIGCVKSVEAHSFLSVQMPNDGIPNGFSSMTMINNGDLQTSYVDNRMNNGGASFDMTNFMQLSRKLDSRETDHYLQPKKTIMKEPSPGHKNLKHEEIKSHVGEVSSSFSQRAVTTSSLFPKPDGNNIPILTVNDLRDPLSSQPSLHFSLGPLDASNVSFPVTNNGGGVEGREQQQQLNNKVVIPFQQAQKSRQILPKLSKSGITITPDTSKGSVSQTRVPRPPAEGRGRNQLLPRYWPRITDQELQKISGDLNSTILPLFEKVLSASDAGRIGRLVLPKACAEAYFPSISQSEGIPIKIQDVKGKEWTFQFRFWPNNNSRMYVLEGVTPCIQNMQLQAGDTVTFSRLDPGGKLVIGFRKSATSVDTVQDGQTTPVTNGGAPPGETVVSSCANDSSSTPALGGKSNEESSQQPGLLIQEKKKSRNIGLKSKRLLMRSTEAMELKLTWEEAQELLRPSTSATRSIVMIDDQEFEEYDEPPVFGKRTVFTARLSGEQEQWTQCDSCWKWRRLPVDALLPVKWTCADNVWDQSRCLCSAADEINAKEMESLLKADFKKRKISETNKNIHIQIRQDQELSGLEALATAAVLGDNLVDSVTEPSSGPTTKHPRHRDGCSCIVCIQPPSGKGKHKPTCMCNVCLTVKRRFKTLMLRKKKRQSERDAETGQGKELLPPETEGTSCQGDDIVGTPSVVEEEDDVEETTDKEGKILDLNSHPNRDDEILMTRKDDIKNLYHPRSESLLRMDDETTTTAAISRDQENEIMDH; this is translated from the exons ATGGCGACGATTTGCATGAACGAGGCTTGTAAATCAATCACGACTCTCGACTGGAAGAAAGGATGGAGTTTGAAATCAGGTGGACTAGCCACTCTATGTTACAACTGCGG ATCTGTATACGAGAGCTTAGTATACTGTGAAACGTTTCATCCGGAGGAATCTGGTTGGAGAGAATGCAGACTTTGTGGAAAG CGTATTCACTGCGGATGCATTGCTTCAAAATCAATGCACGAATATCTTGATACTGGGGGTGTTGGGTGTATTGGCTGTGTAAAGAGCGTGGAAGCTCACTCCTTTTTATCTGTTCAG ATGCCAAATGATGGGATTCCTAATGGGTTTTCTTCGATGACCATGATCAACAATGGTGATTTGCAGACTTCTTATGTTGACAATAGGATGAACAATGGTGGTGCCAGCTTTGATATGACAAACTTTATGCAGTTGAGCAGGAAACTCGATTCTAGAGAAACAGACCACTATCTTCAACCAAAGAAAACCATCATGAAAGAACCTTCTCCTGGACATAAAAATCTGAAACATGAAGAGATTAAAAGTCATGTAGGGGAAGTTAGCTCAAGCTTTTCTCAAAGGGCTGTTACTACATCTTCCCTTTTCCCCAAACCAGATGGTAATAATATCCCGATATTAACAGTCAATGATTTGCGTGATCCTTTATCATCTCAGCCATCTTTGCATTTCTCTCTTGGCCCTCTGGATGCTTCAAATGTTTCATTTCCTGTAACTAATAATGGTGGCGGGGTTGAAGGAAGAGAACAGCAACAACAACTCAATAATAAAGTAGTTATTCCTTTCCAACAAGCCCAAAAATCTCGACAAATTTTGCCTAAGCTATCTAAATCTGGGATAACAATAACTCCCGACACAAGTAAGGGGTCGGTTTCTCAGACCCGTGTTCCAAGGCCTCCTGCTGAAGGGCGGGGACGGAATCAGTTACTTCCTAGATATTGGCCGAGAATCACAGATCAAGAATTGCAAAAAATCTCCGGAGA CTTGAACTCTACTATTCTGCCACTTTTCGAGAAAGTTCTTAGTGCGAGTGATGCTGGTCGAATTGGACGTTTGGTCCTCCCAAAAGCCTGCGCAGAA GCGTATTTTCCTTCTATATCTCAATCAGAAGGTATACCAATTAAGATTCAGGATGTGAAGGGGAAAGAGTGGACTTTCCAGTTCAGATTTTGGCCGAACAATAACAGTCGTATGTATGTGCTAGAAGGGGTAACACCTTGCATACAGAATATGCAATTACAAGCTGGTGATACTG TGACTTTTAGTCGGTTAGATCCTGGTGGCAAACTTGTCATCGGCTTTAGGAAGTCAGCTACTTCAGTTGATACTGTGCAG GATGGTCAGACAACACCTGTCACCAATGGGGGAGCGCCACCTGGAGAAACAGTTGTATCATCCTGTGCCAATGACAGCAGCAGTACACCTGCA CTTGGAGGGAAGTCAAATGAAGAATCTTCGCAGCAACCCGGGCTGCTGAttcaagagaagaagaagagtagaaATATTGGATTAAAAAGCAAGAGGCTTTTGATGCGTAGTACAGAAGCTATGGAGCTCAAACTTACATGGGAAGAAGCACAGGAGTTGCTTCGGCCTTCTACCAGTGCCACCCGAAGTATTGTCATGATTGATGATCAAGAATTTGAAGAATATGAT GAGCCGCCTGTTTTTGGGAAGAGAACCGTGTTCACAGCCAGACTTTCTGG GGAACAAGAACAATGGACTCAATGTGATAGTTGCTGGAAATGGAGAAGATTGCCAGTTGATGCTCTTCTCCCTGTAAAATGGACTTGCGCAGACAATGTTTGGGATCAAAGCAG ATGTTTGTGTTCAGCAGCTGATGAGATAAATGCAAAAGAAATGGAAAGTCTTCTTAAAGCTG ATTTCAAGAAAAGGAAGATCTCGGAAACCAACAAGAATATACATATACAGATACGTCAAGACCAAGAGCTCTCTGGCTTAGAGGCCTTGGCTACAGCTGCGGTTTTGGGAGACAACCTGGTTGACTCGGTTACTGAGCCATCGTCGGGACCCACTACTAAACATCCGCGACACCGTGATGGGTGCTCGTGCATAGTTTGCATTCAGCCACCGAGCGGGAAGGGAAAACACAAGCCCACATGCATGTGCAACGTCTGCTTGACAGTGAAACGCCGGTTCAAAACCTTAATGCTACGCAAGAAGAAGAGGCAATCAGAAAGAGATGCGGAAACTGGACAAGGGAAGGAGCTCCTTCCTCCTGAAACGGAAGGAACCTCCTGTCAAGGGGATGACATTGTCGGAACACCATctgtggtggaggaggaggatgaTGTGGAAGAGACTACTGATAAGGAGGGAAAAATACTGGACTTGAACAGCCATCCAAACAGGGACGATGAAATACTTATGACCAGGAAGGATGATATCAAAAACCTTTACCACCCTCGTTCTGAATCTCTTCTGCGCATGGATGACGAGACCACAACAACTGCTGCAATTTCCCGGGATCAAGAGAATGAGATTATGGATCATTGA
- the LOC124915302 gene encoding uncharacterized protein LOC124915302 has product MKDNNKILKIKLPETSNSNFTKMVMRAAVARISQSVGFRGCSQSVLDIFTSVASKYLGALAQSAAKSAALSDQSSSPTCNLLDILYALEDLNSNRGFTGASDITRPILNSSLLTDLIRFSTSIQINKSIKPIVILHEQQQQQQQQQKQSSDCGLNITENMKRYSHIPDWLPPIPDMKLLCDDDNKSRARDDVLFGQITTTTEELLCSGFGNTKLEATKLPNKRENVRFKMGGKCVKRLRPPLNIMGINGVSCFNSSKVSEPGNGVVDLKSGVCNQNLLEKKKKEEEPNNLQAIHHLQFNTTKFVQ; this is encoded by the coding sequence ATGAAagataacaataaaatattgaagatCAAACTTCCGGAAACAAGTAATTCGAATTTCACAAAGATGGTAATGAGAGCTGCGGTGGCTAGGATTTctcaatcagttgggtttcgtGGCTGCAGTCAATCTGTGTTGGATATTTTTACAAGCGTCGCAAGCAAGTATCTTGGAGCCCTAGCCCAGTCTGCCGCCAAATCCGCCGCATTATCTGATCAGTCATCGTCGCCAACATGTAACCTTCTAGACATCTTGTATGCCCTAGAGGACCTCAACTCTAACCGTGGTTTTACAGGCGCATCTGATATCACTCGACCAATCCTAAACTCCTCATTATTAACTGATCTAATCAGGTTTTCAACATCCATACAAATAAATAAGTCTATTAAGCCAATTGTCATCCTTCATGAACAACAACAGCAACAACAGCAGCAGCAGAAGCAGTCCAGTGATTGTGGTTTGAACATTACAGAAAACATGAAAAGATATTCTCATATCCCGGATTGGCTTCCACCGATTCCAGACATGAAGTTATTATGTGATGATGATAACAAGAGCAGGGCAAGGGATGATGTTTTATTTGGACagataacaacaacaacagaaGAATTGTTATGCAGTGGATTTGGGAATACTAAGCTGGAGGCAACGAAATTACCAAACAAGAgagaaaatgttagatttaagaTGGGTGGGAAATGTGTGAAAAGGTTGAGACCACCATTGAATATCATGGGCATCAATGGGGTTAGTTGTTTTAATAGTAGTAAAGTGAGTGAACCCGGTAATGGTGTAGTTGACTTGAAGAGTGGAGTTTGCAACCAAAATCTgctggagaagaagaagaaggaggaggagcCAAACAATTTGCAAGCCATTCATCATCTTCAATTCAACACGACCAAATTTGTTCAATAG